The following proteins come from a genomic window of Pararhodobacter sp.:
- the lpxA gene encoding acyl-ACP--UDP-N-acetylglucosamine O-acyltransferase codes for MAIHPSAQIHPSAVIDEGATLGPACKIGPFSIIGPEVTLGAGVELKSHAVITGWTEIGDDTVVFPFACVGEVPQDLKFRGERTRLVVGKRCRIREGATLNTGTEGGGGITRVGDDCLFMTGAHVGHDAQVGNRVILANQAAVAGHCVIGDDVIIGGLSGIHQWVRIGHGAIIGAVTMVTNDVMPHGLVQAPRGDLEGLNLIGLKRRGVERAEITALRAAYQMLAQGEGTFMDRARRLADETESTHVREITDFILAESGRSFLTPK; via the coding sequence ATGGCGATCCATCCCAGCGCGCAGATCCACCCTTCGGCGGTCATCGACGAGGGCGCGACCCTTGGTCCCGCCTGCAAGATCGGGCCGTTTTCGATCATTGGGCCCGAGGTCACGTTGGGGGCGGGCGTCGAGCTGAAATCGCACGCCGTGATCACGGGCTGGACCGAGATCGGCGATGACACCGTGGTGTTTCCCTTTGCTTGCGTGGGCGAGGTCCCGCAGGATCTGAAATTTCGTGGCGAGCGCACGCGGTTGGTGGTCGGCAAGCGCTGCCGCATCCGCGAGGGTGCCACGCTGAACACCGGCACCGAGGGTGGCGGCGGCATCACGCGGGTCGGCGACGATTGCCTGTTCATGACCGGCGCGCATGTCGGCCATGATGCGCAGGTCGGCAACCGGGTCATTCTGGCCAATCAGGCGGCGGTCGCCGGGCATTGCGTGATTGGTGATGACGTGATCATCGGCGGGCTGTCGGGCATTCATCAATGGGTGCGGATCGGTCATGGCGCGATTATCGGCGCGGTGACGATGGTCACCAATGATGTGATGCCGCACGGCTTGGTGCAGGCCCCGCGCGGCGATCTTGAGGGGTTGAACCTGATCGGGCTGAAGCGGCGCGGTGTGGAGCGTGCAGAGATCACCGCCTTGCGCGCGGCCTATCAGATGCTGGCGCAGGGTGAGGGCACGTTCATGGACCGGGCGCGGCGCTTGGCCGACGAAACCGAGAGCACGCATGTGCGCGAGATCACCGATTTCATTCTCGCGGAATCCGGGCGCTCGTTCCTGACGCCAAAATGA
- a CDS encoding LpxI family protein, producing the protein MSRIALIAGAGDLPRALVRALSGQGSGPMVCAPEGVMPEGLAVDTRFRFERLVPFLRHLGDSGIRQVVLAGAIHRPIMDPALFDRETAGLVPGMVAALAGGDDAALRWVIGVIESFDLEVVGLSDLAPSLLVSGGVLTARAPSVQEAADAERGQAILAAMAAVDVGQGCVVASGLCLAIEAVFGTDAMLADVARHRPTRTPQTGGVFVKRSKAGQDLRADLPTIGPATIPAAKAAGLSAICLQAGHVLVLDRAAVVAAADAADMALWAVP; encoded by the coding sequence ATGAGCCGCATAGCGCTCATTGCCGGGGCGGGTGACCTGCCAAGGGCCTTGGTGCGCGCGCTGTCGGGCCAGGGGTCGGGGCCGATGGTCTGTGCGCCCGAGGGGGTCATGCCCGAGGGTTTGGCGGTCGACACCCGGTTCCGGTTCGAGCGTCTGGTGCCGTTCTTGCGCCATCTTGGCGACAGCGGCATCCGTCAGGTCGTTCTGGCCGGCGCGATCCACCGCCCGATCATGGACCCCGCGCTGTTTGACCGCGAGACCGCCGGGCTGGTGCCGGGGATGGTCGCCGCGCTGGCCGGGGGGGACGATGCGGCCCTGCGCTGGGTGATCGGCGTGATCGAGTCCTTCGATCTCGAGGTCGTCGGCCTGTCGGATCTCGCGCCGTCGCTGCTGGTCTCGGGCGGGGTGCTGACGGCCCGCGCGCCAAGCGTCCAGGAGGCCGCCGATGCCGAGCGCGGTCAGGCGATATTGGCGGCAATGGCCGCGGTTGACGTCGGGCAGGGCTGTGTGGTGGCGTCCGGGCTGTGTCTGGCCATCGAGGCGGTGTTTGGCACAGATGCGATGCTGGCCGATGTCGCGCGCCACCGCCCGACCCGCACGCCGCAAACCGGCGGCGTGTTCGTGAAACGCAGCAAGGCCGGGCAGGATCTGCGCGCCGATCTGCCAACCATCGGCCCGGCGACGATTCCGGCGGCAAAAGCGGCAGGCCTGAGCGCGATCTGTCTGCAAGCCGGGCATGTGCTGGTGCTGGATCGTGCGGCGGTGGTGGCGGCGGCGGATGCGGCCGACATGGCGCTCTGGGCGGTGCCATGA
- a CDS encoding efflux RND transporter periplasmic adaptor subunit, giving the protein MMRIVPLMTATLVLVVLYLLVMERQMLLAWAGVDPAQAQAVETAPEGAAPGLFAVVVARLEERDLESAIVLRGRTASSRSVEVRAETSGTVVSEPLLRGSVITQGTVMCEIDAGTRAARLTEAEARVIEAQARLSEAEINLTTTTRLSEGGYSAQNRVSSAEAAFEAARAGVEAAQAGVAAALAEMERLTIRAPFDGVLEVNTAEVGSLLATGGLCATIIQLDPILVVGFAAETQIDRLAVGAMAGARLSNGEEVIGQVTFLSRSSDPATRTFRVEITVPNPDLTIRDGMSADMLIAATATRGHLVPGSALTINNDGALGLRLVDDENRTFFAPVTVLRDAPQGFWVSGLPAQADVIVVGQEYVTDGIEVRVTRRGED; this is encoded by the coding sequence ATGATGCGTATTGTGCCGCTGATGACCGCGACGCTGGTGCTTGTGGTCTTGTATTTGCTGGTCATGGAGCGGCAGATGCTGCTGGCGTGGGCGGGCGTTGATCCGGCACAGGCGCAAGCGGTCGAGACGGCACCCGAGGGGGCCGCGCCGGGTTTGTTTGCCGTGGTGGTTGCACGTCTCGAAGAACGCGATCTGGAAAGCGCGATTGTCTTGCGCGGCCGCACGGCTTCGTCGCGCTCGGTCGAGGTGCGCGCGGAAACCTCGGGCACCGTCGTGTCGGAGCCCTTGCTGCGCGGCAGTGTGATCACGCAGGGCACGGTCATGTGCGAAATCGACGCCGGCACCCGCGCCGCGCGCCTGACCGAGGCCGAGGCGCGGGTGATTGAAGCCCAGGCGCGACTCAGCGAAGCCGAGATCAATTTGACCACCACCACGCGGTTGTCCGAAGGGGGCTATAGCGCCCAAAACCGTGTCTCCAGCGCCGAAGCCGCGTTCGAGGCGGCGCGCGCCGGTGTCGAGGCCGCGCAAGCAGGCGTTGCCGCCGCGCTAGCCGAGATGGAACGGCTGACGATCCGCGCGCCCTTCGACGGCGTGCTCGAGGTCAACACAGCCGAAGTCGGCTCATTGCTGGCGACCGGCGGGCTGTGCGCCACGATCATCCAGCTGGACCCGATTCTGGTGGTCGGCTTTGCCGCGGAAACCCAGATCGACCGGCTGGCAGTCGGGGCGATGGCGGGCGCGCGGTTGTCGAATGGCGAGGAGGTCATCGGGCAGGTGACCTTCCTGTCGCGGTCCTCGGACCCGGCCACGCGCACCTTCCGCGTTGAAATCACCGTGCCGAACCCGGATTTGACGATTCGCGACGGGATGAGTGCCGACATGCTGATCGCCGCCACCGCGACGCGCGGGCATCTGGTGCCCGGCTCGGCGCTGACCATCAACAATGACGGCGCTCTGGGCTTGCGGTTGGTCGATGACGAGAACCGCACCTTCTTTGCGCCGGTCACGGTGTTGCGCGACGCGCCGCAGGGGTTCTGGGTTTCGGGCTTGCCCGCTCAGGCGGATGTCATCGTGGTTGGTCAGGAATATGTGACCGACGGAATCGAAGTGCGTGTCACGCGCCGGGGCGAGGATTGA
- the lpxB gene encoding lipid-A-disaccharide synthase: protein MKAFLIAGEASGDALGAALMDGLRSLQPRIRFAGVGGALMQDRGLTSLFPMDELSIMGLAEILPKYFHLKRRIRETAAAIAREAPDVVVTIDSPDFCLRVLALAKAANPALKTVHYVAPSVWAWRPGRAVKMARVVDHVLALLPFEPPLMTAAGMGCDFVGHPIVAQPQASAEEAASCRKDLLGQGEGPLILVLPGSRRGEVTRLLPIFARALAPLVAAQPTARMVIPTTANVTDLVTGLTRDWPQRPIILDPRQTSAQVYGRQKRAVFRAADVALAASGTVSLELAAAGTPMVIAYRLSALSQAIISRMLKVDTVTLVNLVSETRHVPEFIGKNCTPEAIAPALMALLVEDSKRQVQLDAMTTTMTRLGRGGESPGLRAARAVLSALGAAPNGNDLSDRD, encoded by the coding sequence ATGAAGGCGTTCCTGATCGCTGGCGAAGCCTCGGGCGATGCCTTGGGCGCGGCGCTGATGGACGGATTGCGCAGCCTGCAACCCCGGATCCGCTTTGCCGGGGTCGGGGGCGCGCTGATGCAGGATCGCGGCCTGACCAGCCTGTTCCCGATGGATGAGTTGTCGATCATGGGGCTCGCCGAGATCCTGCCCAAATATTTCCACCTCAAACGCCGTATCCGCGAGACCGCTGCTGCAATCGCGCGTGAAGCGCCGGATGTGGTGGTGACCATCGACAGCCCGGATTTCTGCCTGCGGGTGTTGGCCCTGGCCAAGGCGGCGAACCCGGCGTTGAAAACCGTGCATTACGTCGCGCCCTCGGTCTGGGCGTGGCGGCCGGGGCGTGCGGTGAAAATGGCGCGCGTGGTCGATCACGTCTTGGCGCTGCTGCCGTTCGAGCCACCGCTGATGACCGCCGCCGGAATGGGGTGCGATTTTGTCGGGCATCCGATTGTGGCCCAACCGCAGGCCAGCGCCGAGGAGGCCGCGTCCTGTCGCAAAGACCTGTTGGGGCAGGGCGAAGGGCCGCTGATTCTGGTCCTGCCCGGCTCGCGCCGGGGCGAGGTGACGCGGCTGTTGCCGATCTTTGCGAGGGCGCTCGCGCCCCTTGTCGCCGCGCAGCCGACCGCGCGCATGGTGATCCCGACGACCGCCAACGTGACCGATCTGGTGACGGGGTTGACGCGCGATTGGCCGCAACGGCCGATCATCCTCGACCCACGGCAAACTTCTGCGCAGGTCTATGGCCGCCAGAAACGCGCGGTATTCCGGGCGGCAGATGTGGCACTGGCCGCCTCGGGGACGGTGTCACTGGAACTGGCAGCCGCAGGCACGCCCATGGTCATCGCGTATCGCCTGAGTGCGCTGTCGCAAGCCATCATTTCCCGGATGCTCAAAGTGGACACGGTGACCTTGGTCAATCTGGTCTCAGAGACGCGCCATGTGCCGGAATTCATTGGAAAAAACTGCACGCCCGAGGCCATTGCCCCGGCGTTGATGGCCCTGCTGGTCGAGGACAGCAAACGACAGGTGCAGCTGGACGCCATGACAACCACCATGACCCGCTTGGGTCGCGGCGGCGAGTCTCCCGGTTTGCGCGCCGCCCGTGCCGTGCTCTCGGCACTCGGGGCGGCACCCAACGGGAATGATCTGTCGGACCGCGATTAA
- the bamA gene encoding outer membrane protein assembly factor BamA codes for MAQTYRFATIVVEGNQLIDDDTIAGFARIARNRSISAGELNAAYQRVAGTGFFRTVDFAPSGNRLVISVQEYPLINRLSIEGNRRINDDDIREVLQSRAGGVYSPAQVEADANTIAELYAQRGRLSASVTPQLIERTGGRVDVVYQIAEGAVVQVERISFVGNRSFSERRLRDALESTQAGRLSVLFQSDNFNEQRVARDRQALQDFYLSRGFLDVQVLSGVTELSRERDGAYVTFTIREGQQYRLGAVTVVSEISGIDPAAYQASMTDRTGDLFTPTILESLIQQVERVGYESGQRFVRAEPRLTRNERTGMIDVVFALVRGDRVFIERIDIQGNATTQDQVIRRQFRVAEGDPLNPRELREAAARIRATGYFSDVQVNPVGGSSPEQAVVDVQVEETTTGSLGFGLSYGTGGVGGNINYSESNFMGRGQRLSVELSTVSDARSLSFSFVEPALLGRDLALGLDVGLSRTTPSASGSTGDGTRFATSSLQFSPSLTFPVSEYGRLSVRNSISRTAIDVTQAPTPLLSVSPRLLMDHGTYLTSSIGATYTFDTRRNGPDPDRGYVFRFGTDIAGLGGDRRWARSTLMAGYQQRVLNGDVTLRAEFEAGAAFHSSDPSLITERFNLSSEQMRGFEPYGMGPVGYGANGARNGLGGNFYYVARFEAEFPLGLPAEYNIHGGLFLDVGSLWDVDAATADVVGDSGSVRATAGLAVYWGSPFGPLRFNFATPLQVESYDRVRRFDLTMASRF; via the coding sequence ATGGCGCAGACCTATCGCTTTGCAACCATCGTCGTTGAGGGAAACCAGCTGATTGATGATGACACGATCGCGGGATTCGCAAGAATCGCTCGCAATCGCAGCATATCAGCCGGTGAGTTGAACGCAGCCTATCAGCGAGTCGCGGGGACGGGCTTTTTCCGCACGGTCGATTTCGCACCCAGCGGCAACCGACTGGTGATCAGCGTGCAGGAATACCCGCTGATCAATCGGTTGAGCATCGAGGGGAACCGCCGAATCAATGATGACGACATCCGCGAAGTGCTTCAGTCGCGTGCCGGTGGGGTCTATTCACCGGCGCAGGTTGAAGCCGATGCCAATACCATTGCCGAGCTCTACGCCCAACGTGGCCGTCTGTCGGCCAGCGTGACGCCGCAGTTGATCGAGCGTACCGGTGGCCGTGTCGACGTGGTCTATCAGATCGCCGAAGGTGCCGTCGTTCAGGTCGAGCGGATCTCGTTTGTCGGCAACCGCAGCTTTTCCGAGCGTCGTTTGCGCGACGCACTCGAGTCAACGCAGGCCGGGCGTCTGAGCGTCTTGTTCCAGTCGGATAACTTCAACGAGCAGCGTGTCGCTCGTGACCGTCAGGCGTTGCAGGATTTCTATCTGTCGCGCGGCTTTCTGGACGTTCAAGTCCTGTCCGGCGTGACCGAGTTGTCGCGCGAGCGGGACGGCGCCTATGTGACCTTCACGATTCGCGAGGGGCAGCAATACCGTCTGGGTGCGGTCACGGTGGTCTCCGAGATTTCGGGGATTGATCCGGCAGCCTATCAAGCCTCGATGACGGATCGGACCGGCGATCTGTTCACGCCGACGATCCTGGAATCGCTCATCCAACAAGTTGAACGCGTTGGCTACGAATCGGGCCAGCGGTTTGTCCGCGCAGAGCCGCGTCTGACGCGCAATGAACGCACCGGCATGATTGACGTGGTGTTTGCGCTTGTCCGTGGTGATCGGGTCTTTATCGAGCGCATCGACATTCAAGGCAACGCCACGACCCAGGACCAGGTGATCCGCCGTCAGTTCCGGGTGGCTGAGGGTGACCCTCTCAACCCGCGCGAACTTCGCGAGGCTGCGGCCCGGATTCGGGCGACCGGCTATTTCTCGGATGTTCAGGTCAACCCGGTTGGCGGGTCGAGCCCAGAGCAGGCCGTGGTCGATGTCCAGGTCGAGGAAACCACGACCGGATCATTGGGCTTTGGTCTGAGCTATGGCACTGGCGGGGTGGGTGGAAACATCAACTATAGCGAGTCCAACTTCATGGGGCGCGGCCAGCGTCTGTCGGTCGAGCTTTCGACGGTATCCGACGCGCGCAGCTTGTCGTTCAGCTTTGTCGAGCCGGCGTTGCTCGGTCGGGATCTGGCGCTGGGGCTGGATGTGGGTTTGAGCCGAACCACGCCTTCTGCGAGCGGAAGCACCGGTGACGGCACGCGTTTCGCAACCTCGTCGCTGCAGTTCAGTCCGTCCCTGACATTCCCGGTCAGTGAGTATGGCCGGTTGAGCGTCCGCAACTCGATTTCGCGCACGGCGATTGACGTGACTCAGGCGCCAACGCCGCTTCTCTCGGTATCGCCACGGTTGCTGATGGATCACGGCACCTACCTGACGTCGTCGATTGGGGCAACCTATACGTTCGACACGCGTCGAAACGGCCCTGACCCGGATCGCGGCTATGTGTTCCGCTTTGGCACCGACATCGCCGGTCTTGGTGGCGATCGCCGCTGGGCCCGCAGCACCCTCATGGCGGGCTATCAGCAGCGTGTGTTGAATGGCGACGTGACATTGCGCGCCGAATTCGAGGCCGGTGCGGCCTTCCACTCGTCGGATCCAAGCCTCATTACCGAGCGCTTCAACCTGTCGAGCGAGCAGATGCGTGGCTTTGAGCCTTATGGCATGGGTCCGGTTGGCTATGGCGCCAATGGGGCGCGAAACGGCCTTGGCGGCAACTTCTACTATGTTGCCCGCTTTGAAGCGGAGTTCCCGCTGGGGCTTCCGGCTGAGTACAATATCCACGGGGGGTTGTTCCTCGATGTTGGCTCGCTCTGGGACGTAGACGCGGCAACGGCGGACGTGGTCGGCGACTCGGGCAGCGTTCGGGCAACCGCTGGCTTGGCTGTGTACTGGGGTTCGCCCTTTGGCCCGCTGCGGTTCAACTTTGCGACGCCGTTGCAAGTCGAAAGCTATGACCGGGTCCGCCGCTTTGATCTGACGATGGCCAGCAGGTTCTGA
- the der gene encoding ribosome biogenesis GTPase Der, with protein MSFTLALVGRPNVGKSTLFNRLVGKRLALVDDQPGVTRDLREGEAKLGDLRFTVYDTAGLENVTDDSLQGRMRRLTERAVEMVDVCLFIIDARVGITPADEIFADILRRRAKHVILAANKAEGNAGQGGFLEAYSLGLGEPIRLSAEHGEGMDELYHVMRPLAATFDERAQTEAPETDVAIDEDSEADNTEGGEEIPEWVPTLKRPLQVAVIGLPNAGKSTLINQIIGEERLLTGPEAGITRDSISLPFTWNGTPMRLFDTAGMRRKARITDKLEKLSVADGLRAVKFAEVVVVLLDAAIPFETQDLRIADLAEREGRAVVIAVNKWDIEDDKQDKLKALLETFERTLPQLRGAPLITISAKTGRGMDRLHDAILRAHTIWNRRVATSRLNNWLSVMTEAHPPPAPGGRRVKLRYMTQAKTRPPGFVIKCSHPDELPKSYERYLVNGLRASFDMPGTPIRIYLRGQGDENPYKNRTKTQPSRLKKHKKPDH; from the coding sequence ATGAGCTTCACCCTCGCCCTTGTGGGTCGCCCCAACGTGGGGAAATCCACACTCTTCAACCGTCTGGTCGGCAAACGGCTGGCGCTGGTCGATGATCAGCCCGGCGTCACGCGCGACCTGCGCGAAGGCGAGGCCAAGCTGGGCGACCTGCGCTTTACGGTCTATGACACCGCCGGTCTGGAAAACGTCACCGATGACAGCTTGCAAGGCCGGATGCGCCGCCTGACCGAGCGTGCCGTCGAGATGGTCGATGTCTGCCTGTTCATCATCGACGCGCGTGTGGGCATCACCCCCGCCGACGAAATCTTTGCCGACATCCTGCGCCGCCGCGCAAAACATGTGATCCTCGCCGCCAACAAGGCCGAGGGCAACGCCGGGCAAGGCGGATTTCTCGAGGCTTATTCGCTGGGCCTTGGCGAACCGATCCGCCTCTCGGCTGAACATGGCGAGGGCATGGATGAACTCTATCACGTCATGCGCCCGCTTGCCGCCACCTTTGACGAGCGCGCTCAGACCGAGGCCCCCGAAACCGACGTCGCCATCGACGAGGATTCCGAGGCCGACAACACCGAGGGCGGCGAGGAAATCCCCGAGTGGGTTCCGACCCTCAAGCGCCCGCTGCAAGTGGCGGTGATTGGCCTGCCGAACGCCGGAAAATCCACGCTGATCAACCAGATCATCGGCGAGGAGCGCCTGTTGACCGGGCCCGAGGCCGGGATCACCCGCGACTCGATCTCGTTGCCCTTCACCTGGAACGGCACGCCGATGCGGCTGTTCGACACCGCCGGAATGCGGCGCAAGGCGCGGATCACCGACAAGCTGGAAAAGCTGTCGGTGGCGGACGGGCTGCGTGCGGTGAAATTCGCCGAAGTGGTCGTGGTTCTGCTCGACGCGGCCATTCCGTTCGAGACCCAGGACCTGCGCATCGCCGATCTCGCCGAGCGCGAGGGCCGCGCGGTGGTGATTGCCGTCAACAAATGGGACATCGAGGACGACAAGCAGGACAAGCTGAAGGCGTTGCTGGAAACATTCGAGCGCACCTTGCCGCAGCTGCGCGGCGCGCCGCTGATCACCATTTCCGCCAAGACCGGGCGCGGCATGGACCGTCTGCACGACGCCATCCTCCGCGCGCATACCATCTGGAACCGCCGCGTCGCGACCTCGCGGTTGAACAACTGGCTCTCGGTGATGACCGAGGCGCACCCGCCCCCCGCGCCGGGTGGCCGCCGCGTCAAACTGCGCTACATGACGCAAGCCAAGACCCGGCCGCCGGGATTCGTGATCAAATGCTCGCATCCCGATGAGCTGCCCAAGAGCTATGAGCGCTATCTGGTCAACGGGTTGCGCGCGAGTTTCGACATGCCGGGCACACCGATTCGGATTTATTTGCGCGGACAGGGTGATGAAAACCCCTATAAGAACCGCACGAAAACCCAGCCCTCACGGTTGAAAAAGCACAAGAAGCCCGATCATTAG
- a CDS encoding PQQ-binding-like beta-propeller repeat protein, which produces MRVLRTLALISVFGLAAACSREEILEGERVDLRAPWGGGETVENRAMPISLPGQSTNANWTQRQGTSSERPTHPSLSATPQLVWSTSIGAGDSRRARLTTDPVVAGNRIFTLDANTRVQATSTAGAALWSVDLRPARGARGSASGGALAVSGNRLFVASAYAFVAALDIETGAELWRVDFDSPLTGSPAVHGDMVYVSAIDSTLTALDAATGRIQWTLPGTATLSTVARGSAPAIAGDLVIFPTQAGELTAVRRANGARTWTSAAVGRRTGSALATISAITGDPVADGNRIYAANQSGRTFAMDAATGATIWSIEEGAYGPVWPVGGSVFFISDQNRLMRVDARDGSTIWAQDLPLYTTERVRRRLGIFPQHGPILAGGRLWVASGNGELRGFDPTSGQQTISLAIPGGAASGPIVAGGTLYVLGRNGTLNAYR; this is translated from the coding sequence ATGCGAGTCTTGAGAACTCTAGCCTTGATCAGCGTATTTGGCCTTGCGGCGGCCTGCTCGCGCGAGGAAATCCTCGAGGGCGAGCGGGTGGATCTCCGCGCGCCATGGGGCGGCGGTGAAACCGTCGAGAACCGGGCGATGCCGATCAGTCTGCCCGGCCAATCGACCAATGCCAACTGGACACAACGTCAGGGAACGTCCAGCGAGCGTCCCACGCACCCGTCGCTTTCCGCAACCCCGCAATTGGTCTGGTCCACGTCGATTGGCGCGGGCGACAGCCGCCGCGCCCGCCTGACCACCGACCCGGTCGTCGCGGGAAACCGGATTTTCACCCTGGATGCAAACACCCGCGTGCAAGCGACCTCAACCGCCGGTGCGGCGCTGTGGTCGGTTGACCTGCGCCCGGCGCGTGGCGCGCGCGGTTCGGCCTCTGGCGGGGCGCTGGCGGTCTCGGGCAACCGGCTGTTTGTCGCCTCGGCCTATGCCTTTGTTGCGGCGCTGGACATCGAAACCGGCGCTGAACTGTGGCGCGTGGATTTCGACAGCCCGCTGACCGGGTCGCCGGCGGTGCACGGCGACATGGTTTACGTCAGCGCCATCGACTCGACGCTGACCGCGCTCGATGCCGCGACCGGTCGCATTCAATGGACCCTGCCCGGCACCGCGACCCTGTCCACCGTGGCGCGCGGCTCTGCACCCGCCATTGCCGGTGATCTGGTGATCTTCCCGACCCAGGCCGGCGAATTGACCGCCGTCCGCCGCGCCAATGGCGCACGGACCTGGACCAGCGCCGCCGTGGGCCGCCGCACGGGGTCTGCCCTGGCGACCATCTCGGCCATCACCGGCGATCCGGTGGCTGACGGCAACCGCATCTATGCTGCCAACCAATCAGGCCGCACCTTTGCCATGGACGCTGCCACGGGTGCCACGATCTGGAGCATCGAAGAAGGCGCGTATGGTCCGGTCTGGCCGGTCGGCGGCTCGGTGTTCTTCATCAGCGACCAGAACCGCCTGATGCGCGTGGATGCCCGCGACGGCTCGACGATCTGGGCGCAAGACCTGCCGCTTTACACCACCGAACGGGTGCGCCGCCGTCTGGGGATTTTCCCGCAGCACGGCCCGATCCTGGCGGGTGGGCGGCTGTGGGTGGCGTCCGGCAATGGTGAGTTGCGCGGCTTTGATCCGACCTCGGGGCAGCAGACCATCAGCCTGGCAATCCCCGGCGGTGCCGCCTCGGGCCCGATTGTTGCCGGTGGCACGCTTTACGTCCTGGGCCGCAATGGCACGCTGAACGCCTATCGCTGA
- a CDS encoding DUF6455 family protein, producing the protein MGLFDKLDRHGDLMHRMAATVNSDVAEAIQRGRISGSDIRNAVFACVGCEGGAQCPDWLDAHPDGAEDTPDYCRNRDMLNRIKA; encoded by the coding sequence ATGGGACTTTTTGACAAACTCGATCGCCACGGCGATTTGATGCATCGCATGGCCGCAACCGTGAATTCGGATGTTGCCGAGGCTATTCAGCGCGGTCGCATCAGCGGCAGCGACATTCGCAACGCCGTGTTTGCCTGTGTCGGGTGCGAAGGTGGCGCGCAATGCCCGGATTGGCTCGACGCCCATCCCGACGGTGCCGAGGACACGCCCGACTATTGCCGCAACCGCGACATGCTCAATCGCATCAAAGCTTAA
- a CDS encoding OmpH family outer membrane protein codes for MRQALRSILITGALVCVPVVASLPAVAQTQQSVPQLPFRILDADRLLQGTMLGQEILARNAEAERQLSAENEVLADQLIAEERELTDLRQTLPPEEFRLRAEAFDARVTEIRAERSQRSADLARQAEASVQAFFDAALPVLDQMMTEEGIVGLMRPEIMVLWSENLDITDQAIARLDAAYRASAPDPDPAPDTPTQQP; via the coding sequence ATGCGTCAGGCTCTAAGGTCGATCCTGATAACGGGGGCGCTGGTTTGCGTCCCCGTTGTTGCATCCTTGCCAGCCGTCGCGCAGACCCAGCAATCGGTGCCGCAACTGCCCTTTCGTATTCTGGATGCGGACCGTCTGCTGCAAGGCACGATGTTGGGACAAGAGATCCTGGCGCGAAACGCCGAAGCAGAGCGCCAGTTGAGCGCCGAAAACGAGGTTTTGGCCGATCAGTTGATTGCCGAGGAGCGCGAGTTGACCGACCTGCGCCAAACCCTGCCACCCGAGGAGTTCCGCCTGAGGGCGGAGGCTTTTGACGCCCGGGTCACCGAAATCCGCGCCGAGCGCAGCCAACGCAGCGCCGATCTGGCGCGTCAGGCCGAGGCCTCGGTGCAAGCCTTTTTTGACGCCGCGTTGCCGGTTCTGGACCAAATGATGACCGAAGAGGGCATCGTTGGCCTGATGCGGCCCGAGATCATGGTTCTGTGGTCGGAAAACCTTGATATCACCGATCAGGCGATTGCACGCCTGGATGCAGCCTATCGGGCGTCGGCACCAGACCCGGATCCCGCCCCCGACACCCCGACGCAACAACCCTGA
- the fabZ gene encoding 3-hydroxyacyl-ACP dehydratase FabZ, translating into MSDTAQPRDWSETTSADLSLIMRIIPHRYPFLLVDKVRDIAVHKSAVGIKNVTFNEPHFQGHFPGAPIMPGVTIIEALAQTSAVLVGLSLDLVDKNPLVYFMSIDKAKFRRKVVPGDVLELEVKVLRGSSKIWKFDGRATVNGEMAAEAEFMAMIDLGAKA; encoded by the coding sequence ATGTCCGATACTGCACAACCCCGCGACTGGTCCGAGACGACAAGCGCCGATCTGTCTCTGATCATGCGCATCATTCCTCATCGGTATCCGTTTTTGCTGGTCGACAAGGTGCGCGACATCGCCGTGCACAAATCTGCGGTCGGGATCAAGAACGTCACCTTCAACGAGCCGCATTTCCAAGGTCACTTTCCCGGCGCGCCGATCATGCCGGGGGTCACCATCATCGAAGCGCTGGCGCAGACGTCGGCGGTTTTGGTGGGCCTGTCCCTCGATCTGGTCGACAAGAACCCGCTGGTCTATTTCATGTCGATCGACAAAGCCAAGTTCCGCCGCAAGGTCGTGCCGGGTGATGTGCTGGAGCTCGAGGTCAAGGTCTTGCGCGGCTCGTCCAAGATCTGGAAGTTCGATGGCCGCGCCACGGTCAATGGCGAAATGGCCGCCGAGGCCGAATTCATGGCGATGATTGACCTTGGCGCAAAGGCCTGA